A DNA window from Solanum lycopersicum chromosome 3, SLM_r2.1 contains the following coding sequences:
- the LOC101251657 gene encoding uncharacterized protein — MAHRMEASLDIGTFPRLTTGPIMTNDQHELFSKFLKLKPPVFKGAESEDAYDFLVDCHELLHKMGIVERLGVEFVTYQFQGNAKMWWQSHIECQPTEAPPMTWASFSSLFMEKYIPRTLRDRKRDEFLSLEQGRMSVNAYEAKFRALSRYATLLCFSPQERIRRFMKGLRSELRISALQIAATAKSFQEVVDIVIEVEGVNPDDFTMTSTSKRFRKGGEFNGAYTRGQGSGSYSVRPIHSSLQTVVGGPPQTGQHSSERPMLDSRECYGCGETVHIRRNCPKQSYRPPIARGRGGHGRGRFSGGRGGRGNGGHQNGRGDGQTGATTSQHGRGNRQTNDRAHCYAFPGRSEAEAFDAVITANVPSSSTQQ; from the exons atggctcatcgtatggaggcctcattggacataggcacatttccacgtctgactactgggcctataatgacaaatgatcagcatgaacttttcagtaagttcttgaaattgaaacctccggtcttcaagggtgctgaatcggaggatgcttatgattttctggttgactgtcacgagctactacataagatgggtatagtagaacggttaggtgtggagtttgtgacttatcagtttcaagggaacgccaaaatgtggtggcagtcacatattgagtgtcaaccaacagaggcaccacctatgacttgggcctcattctctagcttgtttatggagaagtatatcccccgaactttgagggataggaaaagggatgagttcttgagcctagagcaaggtaggatgtcggtcaatgcatatgaggctaagtttcgtgcattatcccggtatgccaccctactgtgtttcagtccacaagagcgaattcgccggtttatgaaggggttgaggtcagaattgcggatttcggccttacagatagcggcaacggcaaaatccttccaagaggtggtagacattgtgatagaagtggaaggagtgaatccagacgacttcactatgacatcgacatcaaaaaggtttcgaaagggaggtgagtttaatggtgcttacactagaggacagggttcgggaagttactcagtccgaccaattcattcttcactacaaactgtagttgggggaccacctcagaccggtcaacactcctccgagagacctatgcttgactccagagagtgttacggatgtggggagactgtacatattaggagaaattgtccaaaacagagttacagacccccaatagctagaggtagaggtggtcatggtagaggccgtttttctggagggcgtggtggtcgaggaaatggtggtcaccaaaacggccgaggtgatgggcaaactggagccactacatcacaacatggtaggggcaacagacagacgaacgatagggcccattgttacgctttccctgggcggtctgaagcggaggcatttgatgctgtcatcacag caaacgtgccgtcatcttcgactcaacagtaa